The Halosimplex litoreum genome has a window encoding:
- a CDS encoding DUF7123 family protein translates to MPTPARRDGSIARRSLSETQARLLSYLCDRVDGTAYLKAKHVADELDLSSKEVGINMGILADRTDDVTIEQWGRSSSTTWKVSARD, encoded by the coding sequence ATGCCCACGCCAGCCCGTCGGGACGGGTCGATCGCGCGACGCTCGCTCTCGGAGACCCAGGCGCGGCTCCTCTCGTATCTGTGCGACCGGGTCGACGGGACCGCCTACCTGAAGGCCAAGCACGTCGCCGACGAGCTCGATCTGTCCTCGAAGGAGGTCGGTATCAACATGGGGATCCTCGCCGACCGAACCGACGACGTGACGATCGAGCAGTGGGGCCGCTCGTCGAGCACGACCTGGAAAGTGAGCGCGCGGGACTGA
- the ligA gene encoding NAD-dependent DNA ligase LigA — translation MTDDAADIPADNPYLAEPSTDFDPVEALTGTDAEAQAERLREAIRYHDQRYYVENDPAIDDRRYDALFSRLRDLEERFDVQTPDSPTRRVGGAPRDELPDVEHVAPMRSIDQGGEAEDAREFDRRVREGLDSADWDGEIEYYCEPKFDGLSVEVVYEDGVFERAATRGDGQVGDDVTENVRTIPSVPQRLRGDYPEFLAVRGEVYMPKPAFQDYNRELVERGDDPFANPRNAAAGTLRQLDPSVTAERPLSVFFFDVLDGVEFDTRWEMHETLPEWGLRTCDRTELVDDIEAAVDYRDARLDERDDLDYEIDGVVVSVNDTDACDELGTTSRAPRWAFAYKFPARSEHTTVRDVVVQVGRTGRLTPVALMDPVEVGGVTVSRASLHNPAEIERLGVDVGDGVRVRRAGDVIPEVAEVTDADGEGHFAFPDECPVCGSAVERDGPMAFCSGGLGCPGQRERSVQHYASRTGLDIEGVGEERVQQLLDAGLVDDVADLYELTVDDLTDLEGWGETSAENLVAELDDAREPPLADFLTAVGIPEVGETVAASLARYFGTFDAVREAGEDDLQAVSDVGPTVAAEIRDFFDSEANRDVLDRLLAHVDPQEAETSTGDALAGLTFVFTGSLDGYTRSDAQDLVERAGGSATSSVSGNTDFLVTGENPGQTKRDDAAEHDVPILDGVEAFESKLREYGVEAAD, via the coding sequence ATGACCGACGACGCGGCCGACATACCCGCGGACAACCCCTATCTCGCCGAGCCCTCGACCGACTTCGACCCGGTCGAGGCCCTCACTGGAACCGACGCGGAAGCCCAGGCCGAGCGGCTCCGCGAGGCGATCCGCTATCACGACCAGCGCTACTACGTCGAGAACGACCCCGCCATCGACGACCGGAGGTACGACGCGCTGTTCTCGCGACTGCGCGACCTCGAAGAGCGGTTCGACGTGCAGACCCCGGACAGCCCGACCCGGCGCGTCGGTGGCGCCCCCCGCGACGAACTGCCGGACGTCGAGCACGTCGCACCGATGCGCTCTATCGACCAGGGCGGCGAAGCCGAAGACGCCCGCGAGTTCGACCGCCGCGTCCGCGAGGGGCTCGACTCCGCGGACTGGGACGGGGAGATCGAGTACTACTGCGAGCCGAAGTTCGACGGTCTCTCGGTCGAGGTGGTCTACGAGGACGGCGTCTTCGAGCGCGCGGCGACCCGCGGCGACGGCCAGGTGGGGGACGACGTGACCGAGAACGTCCGCACCATCCCGAGCGTCCCTCAGCGCCTGCGCGGCGACTACCCCGAGTTCCTCGCGGTCCGGGGCGAGGTGTACATGCCAAAGCCCGCCTTCCAGGACTACAACCGCGAACTCGTCGAACGCGGCGACGACCCCTTCGCCAACCCCCGCAACGCCGCCGCCGGCACGCTCCGCCAGCTCGACCCCTCCGTCACCGCCGAGCGCCCGCTCTCCGTGTTCTTCTTCGACGTCCTCGACGGGGTCGAGTTCGACACCCGCTGGGAGATGCACGAGACTCTCCCCGAGTGGGGGCTGCGGACCTGCGATCGGACCGAACTCGTCGACGATATCGAGGCGGCCGTCGACTACCGCGACGCCCGACTAGACGAACGGGACGACCTGGACTACGAGATCGACGGCGTCGTCGTCTCCGTGAACGACACCGACGCCTGCGACGAACTGGGCACCACTTCGCGGGCGCCCCGCTGGGCCTTCGCCTACAAGTTCCCCGCCCGCAGCGAGCACACGACGGTCCGGGACGTGGTCGTTCAGGTCGGCCGAACCGGACGGTTGACCCCCGTCGCGCTGATGGACCCCGTCGAGGTCGGCGGCGTCACGGTCTCGCGGGCCTCCCTGCACAACCCCGCGGAGATCGAGCGCCTCGGCGTCGACGTGGGCGACGGGGTGCGCGTCCGCCGCGCGGGCGACGTGATCCCCGAGGTCGCCGAGGTGACCGACGCCGACGGGGAGGGCCACTTCGCGTTCCCCGACGAGTGCCCGGTCTGCGGGAGCGCCGTCGAGCGCGACGGGCCGATGGCCTTCTGTTCCGGTGGACTGGGCTGTCCCGGTCAGCGCGAGCGGTCGGTCCAGCACTACGCCTCCCGCACGGGACTCGATATCGAGGGCGTCGGCGAGGAGCGCGTCCAGCAGCTGCTCGACGCCGGCCTGGTCGACGACGTGGCAGACCTCTACGAACTGACCGTCGACGACCTCACCGACCTGGAAGGGTGGGGCGAGACCAGCGCCGAGAACCTGGTCGCCGAACTCGACGACGCCCGCGAACCGCCGCTCGCCGACTTCCTCACCGCCGTCGGCATTCCGGAGGTCGGCGAGACCGTCGCGGCCTCGCTCGCACGGTACTTCGGCACCTTCGACGCCGTCCGCGAGGCAGGCGAGGACGACCTGCAGGCCGTCTCCGACGTTGGGCCGACCGTCGCCGCCGAGATCCGGGACTTCTTCGACAGCGAGGCCAACCGGGACGTGCTGGACCGGTTGCTCGCCCACGTCGACCCCCAGGAGGCCGAGACTTCGACCGGCGACGCTTTAGCGGGGCTGACCTTCGTCTTCACCGGCTCGCTCGACGGCTACACCCGCAGCGACGCCCAGGACCTGGTCGAGCGGGCCGGCGGCTCGGCGACCAGCAGCGTCTCGGGCAACACGGACTTCCTCGTGACCGGCGAGAACCCCGGGCAGACCAAGCGCGACGACGCCGCCGAGCACGACGTGCCGATCCTCGACGGCGTCGAGGCGTTCGAGTCGAAACTGCGTGAGTACGGCGTCGAGGCAGCGGACTGA
- a CDS encoding ABC transporter permease subunit: MSADAESGGGGLDGALRETFDWYPVAKKEFRDAIRSKGLWVLSFLFTTLFVIPAARNWWTLRGAEQVPRRLQEFGLQVAISRPYLDIVTLLVPIVAIFAAYAAVSDERTSGSLKVLLSLPFSRRDVIVGKVVGRSAVVGVPLLAALGLTGLFFAVSPFTFKLGVFAWFVLYTVVFTVVFTAVVVSISGAMSTNLRSLAGAGIVYFYLSFAWNSLANSIGDLLADFAGIGEALRWQIVLFVKLLSPTQAYRTLTNSMLGEGAGAATTARYGMFQQGSEAMGVICGDVLGGTPQVRQTMFRNQTVCQTGGSGLPVYFSDPAVFVSLLLWIGLAAAVSYYTFDRVDL, encoded by the coding sequence ATGAGCGCGGACGCCGAGAGCGGCGGCGGCGGTCTCGACGGCGCGCTTCGCGAGACCTTCGACTGGTACCCGGTCGCCAAAAAGGAGTTCCGCGACGCCATCCGATCGAAGGGGCTGTGGGTTCTCTCCTTCCTGTTCACGACGCTGTTCGTCATCCCGGCGGCGCGCAACTGGTGGACCCTGCGCGGTGCCGAGCAGGTGCCGCGGCGCCTGCAGGAGTTCGGCCTCCAGGTGGCGATCTCTCGGCCGTACCTGGACATCGTCACGCTGCTGGTTCCCATCGTCGCCATCTTCGCGGCCTACGCGGCCGTCTCCGACGAGCGCACCAGCGGGTCGCTGAAGGTGCTCCTGTCGCTGCCGTTCTCCCGCCGCGACGTGATCGTCGGGAAGGTCGTCGGCCGCAGCGCCGTCGTCGGCGTCCCGCTGCTCGCGGCGCTCGGCCTGACGGGCCTGTTTTTCGCCGTCTCGCCGTTCACCTTCAAGCTCGGCGTCTTCGCGTGGTTCGTCCTGTACACGGTCGTCTTCACCGTGGTCTTCACCGCCGTCGTCGTCAGCATCTCCGGCGCGATGTCGACGAACCTCCGGTCGCTGGCCGGCGCCGGCATCGTCTACTTCTACCTCTCCTTCGCCTGGAACTCCCTCGCGAACTCGATCGGCGACCTGCTGGCCGACTTCGCCGGGATCGGGGAGGCGCTGCGCTGGCAGATCGTCCTGTTCGTCAAGCTGCTCAGCCCGACCCAGGCGTACAGGACGCTCACCAACTCGATGCTCGGCGAGGGCGCGGGCGCCGCGACCACCGCCCGCTACGGCATGTTCCAGCAGGGCTCCGAGGCCATGGGCGTCATCTGCGGCGACGTGCTCGGCGGCACCCCGCAGGTTCGCCAGACCATGTTCCGCAACCAGACCGTCTGCCAGACCGGCGGGTCCGGCCTCCCCGTCTACTTCTCCGACCCCGCCGTCTTCGTGAGTCTCCTCCTCTGGATCGGGCTCGCCGCCGCGGTCAGCTACTACACCTTCGACCGCGTCGACCTCTGA
- a CDS encoding ABC transporter ATP-binding protein: MPAIELDGVTKRFDDVTALRGVDMTVEDGDVFGFLGPNGAGKTTTIDILLDFVRPTAGSAEVLGLDAREESETIRERLGVLPEGYDLYDRLTGRHHLEFVGEAKRADPDPEAIADRVGLDREDLDRKVGGYSRGMAQRLALGMALVGEPDLLILDEPSSGLDPNGARLMRQIVREENERGATVFFSSHILGQVESVCDRVAILQDGEVIAVDTVGGLRGATDTGTRLVVSVDPDDADAAAEAAHEVPAVEGATVEGDDLVVAVDSDAKMSVLTAIEDAGIAVDDFETEEASLEDLFAAYTDAETDATPAATAGGGSDTDADGDAKADDAEGGADR; encoded by the coding sequence ATGCCAGCGATCGAACTCGACGGCGTGACGAAACGCTTCGACGACGTCACCGCCTTGCGGGGGGTCGACATGACCGTCGAGGACGGGGACGTGTTCGGGTTTCTGGGGCCCAACGGCGCCGGCAAGACGACGACCATCGACATCCTCCTCGACTTCGTCCGGCCGACCGCGGGCTCGGCCGAAGTGCTCGGTCTCGACGCCCGCGAGGAGTCGGAGACCATCCGTGAGCGACTGGGGGTGCTCCCGGAGGGCTACGACCTGTACGACCGCCTGACCGGTCGCCACCACCTCGAGTTCGTCGGCGAGGCAAAGCGGGCCGACCCCGACCCCGAGGCCATCGCCGACCGCGTCGGCCTCGACCGCGAGGACCTCGACCGCAAGGTCGGGGGGTACTCCCGCGGGATGGCCCAGCGGCTCGCGCTGGGCATGGCCTTGGTCGGCGAGCCCGATCTGCTGATCCTCGACGAGCCCTCCTCGGGACTGGACCCCAACGGCGCGCGCCTGATGCGACAGATCGTCCGCGAGGAGAACGAGCGGGGAGCGACCGTCTTCTTCTCCAGTCACATCCTCGGGCAGGTCGAATCGGTCTGCGACCGCGTCGCCATCCTCCAGGACGGCGAGGTGATCGCCGTCGATACCGTCGGGGGCCTGCGCGGGGCGACCGACACCGGGACGCGACTGGTCGTCAGCGTCGACCCCGACGATGCGGATGCCGCCGCCGAGGCCGCACACGAGGTTCCGGCGGTCGAAGGCGCGACCGTAGAGGGTGACGACCTCGTCGTCGCGGTCGACAGCGACGCGAAGATGAGCGTCCTCACTGCGATCGAGGACGCCGGGATCGCGGTCGACGACTTCGAGACCGAGGAGGCGTCGCTCGAAGACCTGTTCGCCGCCTACACCGACGCCGAGACCGACGCCACCCCGGCGGCGACCGCGGGCGGCGGGAGCGATACGGACGCCGACGGCGATGCGAAGGCCGACGACGCCGAGGGAGGTGCGGACCGATGA
- a CDS encoding aldo/keto reductase, whose translation MEYTTLGSTGTSVSEICLGCMSFSESGEGWNVDRETATEIVDRAVELGVNFFDTANVYNAGESESILGDALAEYDRDEQVIATKVRFPGVDDHPNAAGLSRKTIEQELDNSLDRLGVDTVDLYQIHRWDPDTPIETTLRTLDDAVRRGKVRYLGASSMWAYQFAEALHASDRLGLDRFETMQNHYNLVYREEEREMLPLCEERGVGAIPWSPLGRGYLARPDDEFESTERGANDAAERSERIDEHYRAGGGVETNERVQELAAEKGVSMAQISLAWLLHQPAVDAPILGVSSVDHLEDAVEAVEIDLSDSEREYLEEPYEAVGVTGH comes from the coding sequence ATGGAGTACACGACACTCGGGAGCACGGGAACGAGCGTCAGCGAGATCTGTCTCGGCTGTATGAGCTTCAGCGAGTCGGGCGAGGGCTGGAACGTCGACCGGGAGACGGCGACGGAGATCGTCGACCGCGCGGTCGAGCTGGGTGTGAACTTCTTCGACACGGCCAACGTCTACAACGCCGGCGAGTCCGAGTCGATCCTCGGCGACGCGCTGGCCGAGTACGACCGCGACGAGCAGGTGATCGCGACGAAGGTCCGGTTCCCCGGCGTCGACGACCACCCCAACGCCGCGGGCCTCTCCCGGAAGACCATCGAGCAGGAACTCGACAACTCGCTCGACCGGCTGGGCGTCGACACGGTCGACCTGTATCAGATCCACCGGTGGGACCCGGACACCCCGATCGAGACCACGCTTCGAACACTGGACGACGCGGTGCGCCGCGGGAAGGTCCGGTATCTGGGCGCCTCCTCGATGTGGGCCTACCAGTTCGCCGAGGCGCTCCACGCGAGCGACCGGCTCGGCCTCGACCGTTTCGAGACGATGCAGAACCACTACAACCTCGTCTACCGCGAAGAGGAACGGGAGATGCTGCCGCTCTGTGAGGAGCGGGGCGTCGGCGCCATCCCGTGGAGCCCGCTCGGCCGGGGCTATCTCGCGCGGCCGGACGACGAGTTCGAATCCACCGAGCGCGGCGCCAACGACGCCGCCGAGCGCAGCGAGCGGATCGACGAACACTACCGCGCCGGCGGCGGCGTCGAGACCAACGAACGGGTCCAGGAACTCGCCGCGGAGAAGGGCGTCTCGATGGCCCAGATCTCGCTGGCGTGGCTCCTCCACCAGCCCGCCGTCGACGCGCCGATCCTCGGCGTCTCCAGCGTCGACCACCTCGAAGACGCCGTGGAAGCCGTCGAGATCGACCTGAGCGACTCGGAGCGCGAGTACCTCGAAGAACCCTACGAGGCCGTCGGCGTCACCGGCCACTGA